In Halobaculum sp. XH14, a single genomic region encodes these proteins:
- the glyA gene encoding serine hydroxymethyltransferase has translation MEYPEVRAVDPEVADALVGEVDRQRETLSMIASENHVSKAVLEAQGSALTNKYAEGYPGSRYYAGCEYADEVEELAVERAKELWGAEHVNVQPHSGTQANMAVYLAMLEAGDRILSLELDHGGHLSHGHPANFTGQLYEVEQYQVDAETGYVDYEALAEQAESFDPDVIVSGYSAYPREVEWERVQDVAESVDAYHLADIAHITGLVAAGVHDSPVGVADFVTGSTHKTIRAGRGGIVMTSEEHADAVDSAVFPGGQGGPLMHNIAGKAVGFKEALRPEFEEYAEQVVANAGALADSFADNGFEVVSGGTDTHLVLVDLRESHPDVSGGDAEDALADANVVLNANTVPGETRSPFDPSGIRAGTPGLTTRGFDEDDLRTVGDLIHRVVDADGDEAVLADVRDRVADLTDAHPLYE, from the coding sequence ATGGAGTACCCCGAGGTCCGCGCGGTCGACCCGGAAGTCGCAGACGCCCTCGTCGGCGAGGTGGACCGACAGCGGGAGACGCTGTCGATGATCGCCTCCGAGAACCACGTGTCGAAGGCCGTCCTCGAGGCGCAGGGGAGCGCGCTGACCAACAAGTACGCCGAGGGCTATCCCGGGTCGCGCTACTACGCGGGCTGTGAGTACGCCGACGAGGTGGAGGAGCTCGCGGTCGAGCGGGCGAAGGAACTGTGGGGCGCGGAACACGTCAACGTCCAGCCCCACTCCGGGACGCAGGCGAACATGGCCGTCTACCTGGCGATGCTCGAGGCGGGCGACCGCATCCTCTCGCTGGAACTCGACCACGGCGGTCACCTCAGCCACGGCCACCCGGCGAACTTCACCGGACAGCTGTACGAGGTCGAACAGTACCAGGTGGACGCAGAGACGGGCTACGTCGACTACGAGGCGCTCGCGGAGCAGGCTGAGTCGTTCGACCCCGACGTCATCGTCTCGGGCTACTCGGCGTACCCCCGCGAGGTCGAGTGGGAGCGCGTCCAGGACGTCGCCGAATCGGTCGACGCGTACCACCTCGCGGACATCGCCCACATCACCGGTCTCGTCGCCGCCGGCGTCCACGACTCGCCGGTCGGCGTCGCGGACTTCGTCACGGGGTCGACCCACAAGACCATCCGCGCGGGCCGCGGCGGCATCGTGATGACGAGCGAGGAGCACGCCGACGCCGTCGACTCGGCGGTGTTCCCCGGCGGGCAGGGTGGCCCGCTGATGCACAACATCGCCGGCAAGGCGGTCGGGTTCAAGGAAGCGCTCCGGCCCGAGTTCGAGGAGTACGCCGAGCAGGTCGTCGCCAACGCCGGGGCGCTCGCGGACTCGTTCGCCGACAACGGCTTCGAAGTCGTCTCGGGCGGCACCGACACCCACCTCGTGCTCGTCGACCTGCGCGAGTCCCACCCGGACGTCTCCGGCGGCGACGCGGAGGACGCGCTCGCCGACGCGAACGTCGTCCTCAACGCCAACACGGTGCCGGGCGAGACTCGCTCACCGTTCGACCCGTCCGGCATCCGCGCGGGCACCCCGGGGCTCACGACCCGCGGGTTCGACGAGGACGACCTCCGGACGGTCGGGGACCTCATCCACCGGGTCGTGGACGCGGACGGCGACGAGGCGGTCCTCGCGGACGTGCGGGACCGCGTCGCCGACCTCACGGACGCGCACCCGCTGTACGAGTAA
- a CDS encoding tetrahydrofolate dehydrogenase/cyclohydrolase catalytic domain-containing protein, translating to MTDVIDGNAVAAEIREGVAGCVDVLAGEGVYPGLATVLMSDDPASETYVSMKQRDCEEVGIDGIHVEVDSDAPASELYGTIDGLNDDDAVSGVLVQLPLPDHVDEREVVRRIDPAKDVDAFHPENVGRLVAGDSRFKPCTPHGIQRLLAAAAVDPEGKEAVVVGRSDIVGKPIANLLFGRGEGGNATTTVCHSRTADLAEHTRRADVVVAAAGVPEFITGDMLTAGTVVVDVGINRVERDGESTLVGDVEYDSAAEKASAITPVPGGVGPMTRAMLLYNTVKAAGLEAGVDVPLP from the coding sequence ATGACCGACGTCATCGACGGCAACGCCGTCGCCGCCGAGATCCGCGAGGGCGTTGCCGGCTGCGTCGACGTGCTCGCGGGCGAGGGGGTTTACCCCGGCCTCGCCACGGTGCTGATGAGCGACGACCCGGCGAGCGAGACGTACGTCTCCATGAAGCAGCGCGACTGCGAGGAGGTCGGCATCGACGGGATCCACGTCGAGGTCGACTCCGACGCACCGGCCTCGGAGCTGTACGGGACCATCGACGGCCTGAACGACGACGACGCCGTCAGCGGCGTCCTCGTCCAGTTACCCCTCCCGGACCACGTCGACGAGCGGGAGGTCGTCCGCCGCATCGACCCCGCGAAGGACGTGGACGCCTTCCACCCCGAGAACGTCGGGCGGCTCGTCGCGGGCGACTCGCGCTTCAAGCCCTGCACCCCCCACGGCATCCAGCGTCTGCTCGCCGCGGCGGCCGTCGACCCCGAGGGCAAGGAGGCGGTCGTGGTGGGTCGGTCGGACATCGTCGGCAAACCGATCGCCAACCTGTTGTTCGGCCGCGGGGAGGGCGGCAACGCGACCACGACCGTCTGTCACTCCCGGACCGCCGACCTCGCGGAACACACCCGGCGCGCGGACGTCGTCGTCGCCGCCGCGGGCGTCCCTGAGTTCATCACCGGGGACATGCTCACGGCGGGGACGGTGGTCGTCGACGTGGGGATCAATCGGGTCGAACGCGACGGCGAGTCGACGCTCGTCGGCGACGTCGAGTACGACTCGGCCGCCGAGAAGGCGAGCGCCATCACCCCGGTCCCGGGCGGCGTCGGCCCGATGACCCGCGCGATGTTGCTGTACAACACCGTGAAGGCCGCGGGGCTGGAGGCCGGCGTGGACGTCCCGCTGCCCTGA
- a CDS encoding DUF7117 family protein, which translates to MEVRGERECTECGTRWSYFETGSVECPACGSMRSVGTGERKRHTDAPAELELDPILARLDEEALGELTDDVKRACRAYLRKRGFIRGGELKPLDDAYLAAEELVQAADLYGRLRDPTDDDEWYVTALLRAADTGERPAAADVPDRLREARGLAAASAVLEYRTDVSTFLDGDQDPAVRSTLGSLRERAKRIDALGGDVDPAEADALVTAARELGRHLITDDPDALERARDGLEDD; encoded by the coding sequence ATGGAGGTCCGCGGCGAGCGCGAGTGCACGGAGTGCGGGACGCGGTGGTCCTACTTCGAGACGGGCAGCGTCGAGTGTCCCGCGTGCGGGAGCATGCGCAGCGTCGGGACCGGCGAACGGAAGCGGCACACGGACGCACCCGCGGAACTCGAACTCGACCCGATCCTCGCACGGCTGGACGAGGAGGCGCTGGGCGAGTTGACCGACGACGTGAAACGGGCCTGTCGCGCCTATCTGCGAAAGCGCGGGTTCATCCGCGGCGGCGAGCTCAAGCCGCTCGACGACGCCTACCTCGCGGCCGAGGAACTGGTACAGGCAGCCGACCTCTACGGTCGCCTCAGGGACCCGACCGACGACGACGAGTGGTACGTGACGGCGCTGCTCCGCGCGGCCGACACCGGCGAGCGACCGGCCGCCGCGGACGTGCCGGACCGACTGCGGGAGGCTCGCGGGCTCGCCGCCGCGTCCGCCGTTCTGGAGTACCGAACGGACGTTTCGACGTTCCTGGACGGCGACCAGGATCCGGCTGTCAGGAGCACGCTCGGGTCGCTCCGGGAACGAGCCAAGCGGATCGACGCCCTCGGCGGCGACGTCGACCCGGCGGAGGCTGACGCGCTCGTGACGGCCGCGCGCGAACTCGGCCGGCATCTCATCACGGACGACCCGGACGCGCTCGAGCGGGCCCGCGACGGTCTGGAAGACGACTGA
- a CDS encoding DUF7528 family protein gives MAATATDGTVLLELDGTERRLSREAARALRDGLADALTRRREFLHTAGEHREDGSYVVERRAADSAGHSKVFERFEALERLYGRLPEEFTAETVGRSGLTGGRRHMLVRHFVEHPAFDCELVSRQPLTVRKADQQPEGSEPATEPGTEEVDVAGD, from the coding sequence CTGGCGGCGACGGCGACCGACGGCACCGTTCTTCTCGAACTCGACGGCACCGAGCGACGGCTCTCGCGCGAGGCCGCGCGAGCGCTCCGGGACGGACTCGCCGACGCGCTGACGAGGCGACGCGAGTTCCTCCACACCGCCGGCGAACACCGCGAGGACGGCAGCTACGTGGTCGAACGTCGCGCCGCGGACTCGGCGGGACACAGCAAGGTGTTCGAACGGTTCGAGGCGCTGGAACGACTGTACGGCCGGCTCCCGGAGGAGTTCACGGCCGAGACCGTCGGCCGGAGCGGTCTGACCGGCGGTCGGCGACACATGCTCGTGCGCCACTTCGTCGAGCACCCCGCGTTCGACTGTGAACTCGTTTCCCGACAGCCCCTGACCGTCAGGAAGGCCGACCAGCAGCCCGAAGGATCCGAACCGGCGACGGAGCCCGGCACGGAGGAGGTGGACGTCGCCGGCGACTGA
- a CDS encoding DUF1028 domain-containing protein, producing MTFSIAARDPETDAVGVAVQSKFIAVGSVVPFVSADAGAIATQSFANVAYGPDGLSLIREGRSAGEVLDRLIEGDAEAESRQVGVVGQDGSVAAYTGEECFEYAGSRQGETYTVQGNILENEATVTAMAETFEERGEDGLPERLIAALHAADEAGGDSRGEQSAALYVAKPDGGYDGRNDRWVDVRVDDHGSPIDELERVFRIYDVTLLERESPAEPRELAGEDALGVASALADLGFHDGSPSETFGDAERAALEEFRGLNNFENHSLAVIEDALARGWSDADGEGEARLFDAIWHGLSNYDRK from the coding sequence ATGACGTTCTCCATCGCGGCGCGGGACCCCGAGACCGACGCCGTCGGCGTCGCCGTCCAGTCGAAGTTCATCGCGGTCGGCTCGGTCGTCCCGTTCGTGAGCGCAGACGCCGGGGCCATCGCGACACAGAGTTTCGCCAACGTCGCGTACGGTCCCGACGGGCTATCGCTCATCCGCGAGGGCCGCTCGGCCGGGGAGGTGCTCGACCGGCTGATCGAGGGCGACGCGGAGGCGGAATCGAGACAGGTCGGCGTCGTCGGCCAGGACGGCTCGGTCGCGGCCTACACCGGCGAGGAGTGTTTCGAGTACGCCGGGAGCCGGCAGGGTGAGACGTACACGGTCCAGGGGAACATCCTCGAGAACGAGGCGACGGTGACCGCGATGGCCGAGACGTTCGAGGAGCGAGGGGAGGACGGTCTCCCGGAACGGCTCATCGCGGCGCTGCACGCGGCCGACGAGGCCGGCGGCGACTCGCGGGGCGAGCAGTCGGCCGCGCTGTACGTCGCCAAGCCCGACGGGGGGTACGACGGCCGGAACGACCGCTGGGTCGACGTGCGGGTCGACGACCACGGGTCGCCCATCGACGAACTCGAACGGGTGTTCAGAATCTACGACGTGACGCTGCTCGAACGGGAGTCGCCCGCCGAGCCGCGCGAACTCGCCGGCGAGGACGCGCTCGGCGTCGCGTCGGCGCTCGCCGACCTCGGGTTCCACGACGGGTCGCCCTCCGAAACGTTCGGCGACGCGGAGCGGGCGGCCCTTGAGGAGTTCCGCGGGCTGAACAACTTCGAGAACCACTCGCTCGCCGTGATCGAGGACGCGCTCGCCCGCGGCTGGTCCGATGCGGACGGCGAGGGGGAGGCGCGGCTGTTCGACGCCATCTGGCACGGGCTGTCGAACTACGACAGGAAGTGA
- a CDS encoding adenylyltransferase/cytidyltransferase family protein, producing MSEEPRRVLAQGTFDLLHPGHLHYLSEAAEHGDELHVIVSRGGNVTHKPSPTCPDRQRRDVVAALSVVDEAHLGHTEDYFVPVAEIDPDVIVLGFDQHHDEEAIRDTLHERGLDAEVVRATGRDPQYEEEMLSTNEMIRKLLEERG from the coding sequence ATGAGCGAGGAACCGCGACGCGTGCTGGCCCAGGGGACGTTCGACCTCCTCCATCCCGGCCACCTCCACTACCTCTCTGAGGCCGCGGAACACGGCGACGAGCTCCACGTAATCGTCTCGCGGGGCGGGAACGTCACGCACAAGCCGTCGCCGACCTGTCCGGACCGACAGCGGCGGGACGTGGTCGCCGCGCTCTCTGTCGTCGACGAGGCCCACCTCGGCCACACGGAGGACTACTTCGTCCCGGTCGCCGAGATCGACCCGGACGTGATCGTGCTCGGGTTCGACCAGCACCACGACGAGGAAGCGATCCGCGACACCCTTCACGAGCGCGGCCTCGACGCCGAAGTCGTCCGCGCCACCGGCCGTGACCCGCAGTACGAGGAGGAGATGCTCTCGACGAACGAGATGATCCGGAAGCTGCTGGAAGAGCGCGGCTGA
- a CDS encoding Mov34/MPN/PAD-1 family protein → MRLFRSGEVLGIAAETLEFALEAASETHPNEYMGFLRGTDASTLNLARDGTVITDVLVIPGTTSSPESATVRENLVPNGAKAVGSIHSHPNGVLRPSNQDLSTFHAGDVHVIMGAPYERDCWKAFDSKGEPRDLDVLNVAIPDDSEFFDFDQSDIDAELYE, encoded by the coding sequence ATGCGACTGTTCCGGTCGGGGGAGGTGCTCGGCATCGCGGCCGAGACCCTCGAGTTCGCGCTGGAGGCGGCCAGCGAAACCCACCCGAACGAGTACATGGGCTTTCTCCGTGGAACCGACGCCTCGACGTTGAACCTCGCTCGGGACGGGACCGTCATCACCGACGTGCTCGTCATTCCCGGCACGACCTCCTCGCCGGAAAGCGCGACCGTCCGCGAGAACCTCGTGCCGAACGGAGCGAAGGCGGTCGGTTCGATCCACTCGCACCCGAACGGCGTCCTCCGGCCGTCGAACCAGGATCTCTCGACGTTCCACGCCGGCGACGTGCACGTCATCATGGGCGCGCCGTACGAGCGCGATTGCTGGAAGGCGTTCGACTCCAAGGGGGAGCCGCGCGACCTCGACGTGCTCAACGTCGCGATCCCCGACGACAGCGAGTTCTTCGACTTCGATCAGTCCGACATCGACGCGGAGCTGTACGAATGA
- a CDS encoding cation:proton antiporter — protein sequence MATPILVEIGIALTAIAVAGGLAHRVGLSVIPAYILVGILIGPNPPSSLAGVPLTLVEHGEFIDVVAELGIVFLLFFLGLEFSIGQLLHDSRRVGTIGAVDLLVNFGIGAALGLAFGFGVVETLFVAGIVYISSSAVITKSLIDNGWVANPEAGPILGTLVFEDLLIAVYLAVLSVVAFGEGSIAEAAVAVGTAFAFLGALGLVAWYGGAHVERLFATRSDELFLLRILGVTTLIAGAALTFGLSEAVAAFFVGTAFGETTHTERIEHVVAPARDFFAAVFFFAIGLTTDVTLLAGVAGLLAAALVLTTAGKLASGVIAGYVYGLDSTRSVRVGLGLVPRGEFSLVIAALAAGGGDGALGTVIPAFAVGYVLAMSIVGTVLIQRADGITATVERAIQWD from the coding sequence ATGGCGACCCCCATCCTCGTCGAGATCGGCATCGCGCTGACGGCCATCGCCGTCGCCGGCGGCCTCGCCCACAGGGTGGGCCTCTCGGTCATTCCCGCCTACATCCTCGTCGGGATCCTCATCGGGCCGAACCCGCCCTCGTCGCTCGCCGGGGTCCCGTTGACGCTCGTCGAGCACGGCGAGTTCATCGACGTCGTGGCCGAACTCGGCATCGTCTTCCTCCTCTTCTTCCTCGGGCTGGAGTTCAGCATCGGCCAGCTACTCCACGACAGTCGACGCGTTGGGACCATCGGCGCCGTCGACCTGCTCGTGAACTTCGGCATCGGCGCGGCGCTCGGCCTCGCGTTCGGGTTCGGCGTCGTCGAGACGCTGTTCGTGGCCGGCATCGTCTACATCTCCTCCAGTGCCGTCATCACCAAGTCGCTCATCGACAACGGCTGGGTCGCCAACCCCGAGGCCGGACCGATCTTGGGAACGCTGGTGTTCGAGGACCTCCTGATCGCCGTCTACCTCGCCGTCCTCTCGGTCGTCGCGTTCGGGGAGGGTTCGATCGCGGAGGCCGCGGTCGCGGTCGGGACCGCGTTCGCGTTCCTCGGCGCGCTCGGACTCGTCGCCTGGTACGGAGGGGCCCACGTCGAGCGGTTGTTCGCCACCCGATCGGACGAACTGTTCCTGCTGCGGATCCTCGGCGTGACGACGCTGATCGCCGGCGCGGCGCTGACGTTCGGACTGAGCGAGGCCGTCGCCGCGTTCTTCGTCGGCACCGCGTTCGGCGAGACGACCCACACCGAACGCATCGAGCACGTCGTCGCGCCGGCGCGGGACTTCTTCGCCGCCGTGTTCTTCTTCGCCATCGGGCTGACCACCGACGTGACGCTGCTCGCGGGCGTCGCCGGCCTGCTCGCGGCCGCACTCGTGCTGACGACCGCCGGGAAGCTCGCGAGCGGCGTCATCGCCGGGTACGTCTACGGGCTGGACTCGACGCGGTCGGTCCGCGTCGGTCTCGGCCTCGTCCCGCGGGGGGAGTTCTCGCTCGTCATCGCGGCGCTGGCCGCGGGGGGCGGCGACGGTGCGCTCGGGACCGTGATACCGGCGTTCGCGGTCGGCTACGTGCTCGCGATGAGCATCGTCGGGACGGTGCTCATCCAGCGGGCGGACGGAATCACGGCGACCGTCGAGCGGGCGATCCAGTGGGACTGA
- a CDS encoding cation:proton antiporter regulatory subunit, with amino-acid sequence MTVYETEVPGVGHKFELELEKEERLIVLIHHDGNREVYLRPSEDADSRKLFSLSGKRARQLGSILEGAYFQPVEMDDIQVPLGESIIEWVEIDESSPLVGRSLHDANVRERTGVSVIAVQRGGETIANPKPEFSIASGDILVTLGDREQQTAFAGLAKADGET; translated from the coding sequence ATGACGGTGTACGAGACGGAGGTCCCCGGCGTCGGCCACAAGTTCGAACTCGAACTGGAGAAGGAGGAACGGCTCATCGTCCTCATCCACCACGACGGGAACCGCGAGGTGTACCTCCGTCCCAGCGAGGACGCGGACAGCCGGAAGCTGTTCAGCCTCTCGGGCAAGCGCGCCCGCCAGCTCGGCTCGATCCTGGAGGGTGCCTACTTCCAGCCGGTCGAGATGGACGACATCCAGGTCCCGCTCGGGGAGTCGATCATCGAGTGGGTCGAGATCGACGAGTCCTCGCCGCTCGTCGGGCGGTCGCTCCACGACGCGAACGTCCGGGAACGGACCGGCGTGTCGGTCATCGCGGTCCAGCGCGGCGGCGAGACGATCGCGAACCCGAAACCGGAGTTCTCCATCGCGTCGGGCGACATCCTGGTGACGCTCGGCGACAGGGAACAGCAGACGGCGTTCGCGGGACTGGCGAAAGCGGACGGGGAAACGTAG
- a CDS encoding DHH family phosphoesterase — protein MTDASAGGSGDHRDDSSPVVHELASECTLSDVEVGNRYHATVNGVVEYGVFVDVSANVSGLVHESNLNGESFSVGDDLVVVLEEVKENGDVSFGLAPSDDYETVPVEHEPDITTVSRLQIGREVTVEGEVVQIKQTGGPTIFHVGDETGIVAAAAFEEAGVRAYPEIEVGELVRISGSAEQHDGALQLEADDVTRLEGEAASETRGRLDETLVDRAEPESVEPLVEWEAFEKLRPGLEDVARLLRRTVLEGRPIRIRHHADGDGMCAAIPVQLALENFIRSVHADSEAALHHLKRLPSKAPFYEMEDVTRDLNFALEGRARHGQKLPFLLMLDNGSTEEDVPAYKNLAHYDMPIAVVDHHHPDPDAVEDLLDAHVNPYLHDEDYRITTGMMCVELARMIDPDVTDDLQHVPAVAGLSDRSKAEVMADFVELAGTAGYDREQLEDVGEALDYAAHWLRYSEGKTLVNDVLNVGSEDETRHEELVDFLAERAERDVNEQLDAVEPHVEHETLESDAHLYSVDLERFAHRFTYPAPGKTTGELHDRKVHEHGEPVITIGYGPDFAVLRSDGVRLDIPQMVTELNEEVVGGGVSGGGHLVVGSIKFVKGRREDVIDALVEKMGEADIDEELSTTVSIGE, from the coding sequence ATGACCGATGCTTCCGCCGGGGGTTCCGGCGACCACCGGGACGATTCGAGTCCCGTCGTCCACGAGCTCGCGTCCGAGTGTACGCTCTCGGACGTCGAGGTCGGCAACCGATATCACGCGACCGTCAACGGCGTCGTCGAGTACGGCGTCTTCGTCGACGTCTCGGCGAACGTCTCCGGGCTCGTCCACGAGTCCAACCTGAACGGCGAGTCCTTCTCGGTCGGCGACGACCTCGTCGTCGTCCTCGAGGAAGTCAAGGAGAACGGCGACGTCTCGTTCGGGCTCGCCCCGTCTGACGACTACGAGACCGTCCCCGTCGAGCACGAACCCGACATCACGACCGTCTCCCGTCTCCAGATCGGCCGCGAGGTGACCGTCGAGGGTGAGGTCGTGCAGATCAAACAGACCGGCGGCCCGACGATCTTCCACGTCGGCGACGAGACCGGCATCGTCGCCGCTGCCGCGTTCGAGGAGGCGGGCGTCCGCGCCTACCCCGAGATCGAGGTCGGCGAGCTCGTCCGAATCTCCGGGTCCGCCGAGCAGCACGACGGGGCGCTCCAGCTCGAAGCCGACGACGTGACCCGGCTCGAGGGGGAAGCGGCCAGCGAGACCCGGGGCCGACTCGACGAGACGCTCGTGGACCGCGCCGAACCGGAGTCGGTCGAGCCGCTCGTCGAGTGGGAGGCCTTCGAGAAGCTCCGCCCGGGCCTCGAAGACGTGGCCCGACTCCTCCGCCGGACCGTCCTCGAGGGGCGGCCGATCCGCATCCGCCACCACGCCGACGGCGACGGGATGTGCGCCGCGATCCCCGTCCAGCTCGCGCTGGAGAACTTCATCCGGTCGGTCCACGCGGACTCCGAGGCGGCGCTCCACCACCTGAAACGGCTGCCCAGCAAGGCCCCGTTCTACGAGATGGAGGACGTGACGCGCGACCTGAACTTCGCGCTGGAGGGCCGCGCGCGACACGGGCAGAAGCTCCCGTTCCTCCTGATGCTCGACAACGGGTCGACCGAGGAGGACGTGCCCGCGTACAAGAACCTCGCCCACTACGACATGCCGATCGCGGTCGTCGACCACCACCACCCGGACCCCGACGCCGTCGAGGACCTGCTCGACGCCCACGTCAACCCGTACCTCCACGACGAGGACTACCGCATCACGACGGGGATGATGTGTGTCGAACTCGCGCGGATGATCGACCCGGACGTGACCGACGACCTCCAGCACGTCCCGGCCGTGGCCGGGCTCTCGGACCGCTCGAAGGCGGAGGTCATGGCCGACTTCGTCGAGCTGGCAGGCACGGCCGGCTACGACCGCGAGCAGCTCGAGGACGTCGGCGAAGCTCTCGATTACGCGGCCCACTGGCTCCGCTACAGCGAGGGCAAGACGCTCGTGAACGACGTGTTGAACGTCGGCAGCGAGGACGAAACGCGCCACGAGGAGCTCGTCGACTTCCTCGCGGAGCGCGCCGAACGGGACGTGAACGAGCAGCTCGACGCGGTCGAACCCCACGTCGAACACGAGACGCTCGAGTCCGACGCACATCTCTACAGCGTCGATCTCGAGCGGTTCGCCCACCGGTTCACCTACCCCGCGCCGGGCAAGACGACCGGCGAACTCCACGACCGGAAGGTCCACGAACACGGCGAACCCGTCATCACGATCGGCTACGGCCCCGACTTCGCCGTCCTCCGGTCGGACGGCGTTCGGCTCGACATCCCGCAGATGGTCACCGAACTGAACGAGGAAGTCGTCGGCGGGGGCGTCTCCGGCGGCGGCCACCTCGTCGTCGGATCCATCAAGTTCGTGAAGGGCCGTCGCGAGGACGTCATCGACGCGCTGGTCGAGAAGATGGGCGAGGCGGACATCGACGAGGAGCTCTCGACGACGGTCTCCATCGGCGAGTAG
- a CDS encoding phospholipase D-like domain-containing protein encodes MPAAVSRAIVVVALLCAAAAPVAAVPQEQSSDRPTDGSHRSADPENATSVDPRIVELYPNPPTENDRGEYVRLSLPDGNWTISDGESTVTVRGRPGQVVLTDAPDALPNGTVGHVLPASLSLANSGERLSLHPGTAPNRTVDSAEYGTAPEGERWLRGADPVWRPLGYDPRSATPVGSATATAFVLPDAPEVPAETIRRAEHRILLAGYTFGSERVADALVAAAQRGVRVRVLVDDAPVGGISVRQATLLDRLVAADVDVQVLGGPAARFRYHHPKYAVVDDGALVMTENWKPSGTGGADSRGWGVRIDSSAAADELASVFRNDAGWRDARSWSEYRRGRKFTDAESEPNSYPERFAPGTVEVRNVTVLTAPGNAESGVVRVIDRATDRVDVIQPTVEDGPMLAATRRAAGRGVEVRLLLSNAWYVQEENAALASNLNDWAERTGVPFEARLAEPAGRYGKIHAKGVVADDVAVVGSLNWNPTSTRENREVAVALRGDTVAEYYRRVFAADWRAGSGTVPRSFLLAAVGIVAGAILYAHRKLEFA; translated from the coding sequence GTGCCGGCTGCCGTCTCGCGGGCGATCGTGGTGGTAGCGCTGCTCTGTGCAGCGGCCGCACCGGTCGCTGCAGTGCCACAGGAACAATCCTCGGATCGGCCAACCGACGGCTCACATCGCTCGGCCGACCCCGAGAACGCGACGAGCGTCGACCCCCGAATCGTCGAACTCTACCCCAACCCGCCGACCGAGAACGACCGCGGCGAGTACGTCCGCCTCTCGCTCCCGGACGGCAACTGGACGATCAGCGACGGCGAATCGACCGTCACCGTCCGCGGCCGGCCGGGACAGGTCGTCCTCACGGACGCACCCGACGCACTCCCGAACGGGACCGTGGGACACGTCCTCCCCGCGTCCCTCTCGCTCGCGAACTCGGGCGAACGGCTGTCGCTTCACCCCGGAACCGCACCGAATCGAACCGTCGACTCCGCGGAGTACGGGACGGCACCGGAGGGGGAACGGTGGCTCCGCGGTGCCGATCCGGTCTGGCGACCGCTCGGCTACGATCCTCGATCCGCGACGCCGGTCGGAAGCGCGACCGCGACCGCGTTCGTCCTTCCGGACGCGCCGGAAGTGCCCGCGGAGACGATTCGCCGCGCCGAGCACCGGATCCTGCTAGCCGGCTACACGTTCGGCTCAGAACGCGTGGCCGATGCGCTCGTTGCCGCCGCCCAGCGTGGCGTCCGAGTTCGCGTCCTCGTCGACGACGCGCCGGTCGGCGGGATCAGCGTGCGACAGGCGACCCTCCTCGACCGCCTCGTCGCCGCCGACGTCGACGTGCAGGTTCTGGGCGGGCCGGCGGCGAGGTTCCGTTACCACCACCCGAAGTACGCGGTCGTCGACGACGGCGCGCTCGTCATGACCGAGAACTGGAAACCCTCCGGCACCGGAGGGGCCGACAGCCGCGGCTGGGGCGTCCGCATCGACTCGTCGGCCGCGGCCGACGAACTCGCATCGGTGTTTCGCAACGACGCCGGATGGCGGGACGCCCGATCGTGGTCCGAGTACCGGCGGGGACGGAAGTTCACCGACGCCGAGTCGGAGCCGAACAGCTACCCGGAACGGTTCGCGCCGGGAACCGTCGAAGTCCGGAACGTTACCGTCCTGACGGCCCCGGGCAACGCCGAATCCGGCGTCGTTCGGGTCATCGACCGGGCGACAGACCGGGTCGACGTCATCCAGCCCACGGTCGAGGACGGACCGATGCTGGCCGCGACGCGCAGGGCTGCCGGACGGGGCGTCGAGGTTCGGCTGCTGCTGTCGAACGCGTGGTACGTCCAGGAGGAGAACGCGGCCCTCGCCAGCAATCTCAACGACTGGGCCGAGCGAACGGGCGTCCCGTTCGAGGCGCGGCTGGCCGAGCCTGCGGGCCGGTACGGGAAGATTCACGCGAAGGGCGTGGTCGCCGACGACGTGGCGGTCGTGGGTTCGCTGAACTGGAACCCGACGAGCACCCGTGAGAACAGGGAGGTCGCAGTCGCGTTACGGGGAGACACCGTCGCCGAGTACTACCGGCGCGTGTTCGCCGCCGACTGGCGGGCCGGCAGCGGGACGGTCCCGCGGTCGTTCCTCCTGGCGGCGGTCGGTATCGTCGCCGGGGCGATCCTGTACGCCCATCGGAAACTCGAGTTCGCGTGA